The DNA sequence AGAACAGGCGTTATCAGGTTATATGGCAGTAACAACAGGTTATAAAGATCAAGTGTTATACCCAGTAGCAAGTCCAGAGTAATAAAGATAAGTAGAAATGAATAATACAATTAGCACATTAGTCGAGTTATACGAGTTTTTAGATAGCTTATTTGATCAAGATTGCGATGCCGATACCTTATTTGCTAGCGGTTATTTACGCGGTTTTATTTCCTTAGTTGCCAGTGAGTTTGGCGATGAAAATATGAAAATAACAACTGATTTTATTGAAGCAATTTCACAGGGCGTGAGTAAGGCAAAGTCAGAGTTATCACCACAAGACAGTGTTATTGTAAATAACTTTTGGTTGCAGCTTCAGCATAAATTTACAGCCTAGCAGAGCTAGGCTGTTGTTTTGATTTACTACTATAAAAAAGTAGATGATATTCAGTTTGGCATTGTTTTTTATGCAAAACTGAACTTAGTTAGGCTTTATCCAAGAGGCATATTTATTTTGTTTAGTGCTTTCTACTTCATAAAGCTTAGTAATATTGTTCATATCTTTTAGCAGTGACTCAGTGACTACTTTGATTGTTTTAGGTGAGAAGTTACCTTCATTAGAGCCATCAAATTTAGTTTTGTAGAAGCTCCACTGGCTTGCGACTTCTTCAAGAGATTCATTTATTTCAGGGGTGTTCTCTCTCGCTTTCATTAGCTTTTCTAAAGCTTGACCAAACTGTCTAGCGGTTTTGTGCATTTCTTGCTTAAATATTTTTTGGTTATAGCCTGAATTGCTCGCATAGTAGAGCATAGCTAAGCGTTGCGATAGCATACGTTGCCTGCCAGACAGGTTAACTAAATGATCACTATTGGCGCGCGAAGTATATTCAATGCTTAGCACTAAATCATTGGCTGATTTAAGTAATTCTGTACTGCGCTTAACTACCTGCTCAGTATTCTCTTTACTGGCCTTTGATAAG is a window from the Litorilituus sediminis genome containing:
- a CDS encoding YfcL family protein; amino-acid sequence: MNNTISTLVELYEFLDSLFDQDCDADTLFASGYLRGFISLVASEFGDENMKITTDFIEAISQGVSKAKSELSPQDSVIVNNFWLQLQHKFTA
- a CDS encoding type IV pili methyl-accepting chemotaxis transducer N-terminal domain-containing protein; this encodes MKTKVTLLFLVLLLTITGNVNAQQLNLSESINQAGLQRMLSQRMAKNYILISQDIGTQAATNELDESAALFEENLFNLTASVNDEKSKQALKALKKRWYAFRMFALSKASKENTEQVVKRSTELLKSANDLVLSIEYTSRANSDHLVNLSGRQRMLSQRLAMLYYASNSGYNQKIFKQEMHKTARQFGQALEKLMKARENTPEINESLEEVASQWSFYKTKFDGSNEGNFSPKTIKVVTESLLKDMNNITKLYEVESTKQNKYASWIKPN